The Chlorocebus sabaeus isolate Y175 chromosome 9, mChlSab1.0.hap1, whole genome shotgun sequence genome includes a window with the following:
- the LOC119618787 gene encoding uncharacterized protein: protein MPGPPRRLLGLSARTPCSRSCDWRVRAHRPAPRTQRVPPRPSYPAPPERLTLRGRSGPDFRRAGLWWSAPRAPVKDSCLPPRTDGDPALAHPQTLDPDLDSAPNLTPGTQAPALPRTPTSPPGPRPRPCPELPPHTRDQGPSPAPNSHPTPGTKVPALPRTPNPTSGIQAPALPRTPTPHPGPRPRRFPELPPHTWDQGPSPAPNSQPHIWDQDPCPARNPRPTLVTKA, encoded by the coding sequence ATGCCCGGCCCGCCCCGCCGCCTTCTTGGCCTCTCCGCGCGTACACCCTGCTCGCGGTCTTGCGATTGGCGCGTGCGCGCACATCGCCCCGCCCCGCGCACGCAGCGCGTTCCGCCCCGTCCGTCGTACCCGGCGCCGCCAGAGCGCCTGACGCTGCGGGGCCGTTCGGGCCCTGACTTCCGGAGGGCTGGGCTCTGGTGGTCCGCACCGCGTGCGCCAGTTAAAGACTCCTGTCTGCCGCCCAGGACGGACGGCGACCCAGCCCTAGCCCATCCCCAGACCCTGGACCCAGACCTGGACTCTGCCCCGAACCTCACCCCCGGGACCCAGGCCCCGGCCCTGCCCCGAACTCCCACCTCACCCCCGGGACCCAGGCCCCGGCCCTGCCCCGAACTCCCACCCCACACCCGGGACCAAGGTCCCAGCCCTGCCCCGAACTCCCACCCCACACCCGGGACCAAGGTCCCAGCCCTGCCCCGAACTCCCAACCCCACATCTGGGATCCAGGCCCCGGCCCTGCCCCGAACTCCCACCCCACACCCGGGACCGAGGCCCCGGCGCTTCCCCGAACTCCCACCCCACACCTGGGATCAAGGTCCCAGCCCTGCCCCGAACTCCCAACCCCACATCTGGGATCAAGACCCCTGCCCTGCCCGGAATCCCCGCCCCACACTCGTAACCAAGGCCTAG